In Methanofollis sp., a genomic segment contains:
- a CDS encoding PAS domain S-box protein — protein sequence MISLLLVDDEPALLDIGKVFLEECGDLCVDMATTVAEAREKLRSGRYEAVVSDYDMPDVDGITFLKEIRLHHPDLPFILFTGKGREKVVIEALNSGADFYLQKGGDPVAQFAELSHKIRQAVQRRRVEYELRKSEKKYRELVDNLPETLFKMDIEGNLVYINRRGLEVLGLPEGEVYGKPWYFHVHPDDREDAEETCIRLIRTGGRAWGLELRVQTRSDGGKTISVLLNLTPIRDDAGRLLGAQGIAIDISGKKQAEIALQEAEERYRLITEGIADGVTLGNMGGIISYASPSMTRITGYGNGEIVCHSFREFVAEDDQEIIDACFEKTLHNRECFEGFRTRVKRKDGNCIYVEINGGPIIRDGEVIGAQSVTRDITRQLQTENALRESEERLNVTLRSIGDGVIVTGEDGRVTLINTVAESLTGWKEEEAMGKSLAGIFHIIDEKNSQPLENPVMRVIRHGMTTGHRIHTILVSRDSVQRVIASSAAPVRDKEGIIVGAVLVFRDVTAEREAEKARRRLAAIVESSDDAIFGTTVEGIITEWNRGAERIYRYADHEVIGRHVSMLAPRDRREEFMDAIREILHVGHKDTFETVRVRRDGEEIHIAITISPIRDEEGAITGFSAISRDITSQKEAEHALNKSRQWLEHVVEGVRLGTWECDMQTEKVTLNRHLAAMLGYPQDCLEADGQTIGQLISEADRAPVEEAVVATLAGLSPIFVQEVHLTGDAGRTVLLQAWGTVMERDESGRPVRLSGICQDISEIRGYQEAIKKANKKLNLLNSITRHDLLNQTTALQGYMTLINRAAGDGEPVIKNYSGICSRLIDTIQRQVVFTRDYENMGVHAPAWQHVGDAVRKVAADLSRGTGKVSILADTGDIEIYADPMFEKVLFNLFDNAIRHGERVTEIRVSFRANGDGGVLTVEDNGIGIVRDSRNKIFLAGYGRNTGYGLFLAKEILDITGIGIAETGDEGRGARFEMAVPERGYRMKGSGTLPAGS from the coding sequence ATGATAAGCCTTCTGCTTGTGGACGACGAACCCGCCCTCCTCGATATCGGCAAGGTATTTCTGGAAGAGTGCGGCGACCTGTGCGTCGATATGGCAACAACCGTTGCGGAAGCACGGGAGAAACTCAGGAGCGGCAGGTACGAGGCCGTCGTCTCGGACTATGATATGCCTGATGTAGACGGGATCACTTTTCTCAAGGAGATCCGCCTCCACCATCCCGACCTTCCTTTTATTCTTTTCACCGGCAAGGGACGGGAAAAAGTGGTTATAGAGGCACTGAACAGTGGGGCCGACTTTTATCTCCAGAAAGGAGGTGACCCTGTGGCGCAGTTCGCGGAGTTGTCCCACAAGATCCGGCAGGCCGTGCAAAGGAGAAGAGTGGAGTACGAACTCCGGAAATCTGAGAAAAAGTATCGTGAACTTGTCGATAACCTCCCGGAGACACTCTTTAAAATGGACATTGAGGGAAACCTTGTCTATATCAATCGCAGGGGTCTGGAAGTTCTCGGTCTGCCTGAAGGTGAGGTCTATGGGAAGCCATGGTATTTCCATGTCCATCCTGACGACCGGGAAGACGCAGAGGAGACATGTATCCGTCTGATACGTACCGGCGGCCGTGCCTGGGGCCTTGAGTTACGAGTCCAGACCAGGTCAGACGGAGGAAAGACCATCTCAGTTCTCCTGAATCTCACCCCCATCAGGGACGATGCCGGGCGTCTTCTTGGAGCACAGGGGATTGCAATCGATATCTCCGGGAAAAAACAGGCTGAAATAGCGTTGCAGGAGGCCGAAGAGCGTTATCGCCTGATCACAGAAGGGATTGCCGACGGCGTGACCCTCGGGAATATGGGCGGGATCATTTCCTATGCCTCCCCTTCGATGACCAGGATCACCGGATACGGGAACGGAGAGATAGTCTGCCATTCGTTCCGTGAGTTCGTTGCCGAAGATGATCAGGAAATAATCGATGCCTGTTTCGAGAAAACACTCCATAATAGAGAGTGTTTTGAGGGGTTCAGGACCCGGGTGAAGAGAAAAGATGGGAACTGTATCTATGTCGAAATCAACGGCGGCCCGATCATACGGGACGGCGAGGTGATAGGGGCGCAGAGTGTCACGCGGGATATCACCCGGCAGTTACAGACCGAGAACGCCCTCAGGGAGAGCGAAGAACGGTTAAATGTCACGTTGCGCTCCATTGGAGATGGCGTCATCGTCACCGGGGAGGACGGGAGGGTGACCCTCATCAACACCGTGGCCGAGTCCCTGACTGGATGGAAGGAGGAGGAGGCAATGGGGAAGTCTCTTGCCGGCATATTCCATATTATCGATGAGAAGAACTCACAACCTCTGGAAAACCCGGTGATGAGGGTGATCAGGCATGGCATGACGACAGGCCACCGAATTCACACCATCCTCGTCTCACGTGACAGTGTACAACGCGTTATCGCCAGCAGTGCCGCTCCTGTCAGGGATAAAGAAGGTATCATAGTCGGTGCGGTGCTGGTCTTCCGTGACGTCACGGCGGAGAGAGAGGCAGAGAAGGCCCGGCGTCGCCTTGCGGCCATCGTCGAATCTTCAGACGATGCGATCTTCGGGACGACGGTTGAAGGGATTATCACTGAATGGAACAGGGGAGCCGAGAGAATATACAGGTACGCCGACCATGAGGTAATAGGGCGTCATGTGTCCATGCTTGCCCCACGGGACCGTCGTGAAGAGTTCATGGACGCCATACGAGAGATCTTACATGTCGGCCATAAGGACACCTTCGAGACAGTCCGGGTGAGGAGGGACGGTGAAGAGATCCACATTGCCATCACGATATCCCCTATCCGTGATGAAGAAGGAGCAATTACCGGATTTTCCGCCATTTCACGGGACATCACCAGCCAGAAGGAGGCGGAGCACGCCCTCAACAAGAGCAGGCAGTGGCTTGAACATGTCGTCGAGGGTGTGAGACTGGGCACGTGGGAGTGCGACATGCAGACAGAGAAGGTGACCCTCAACCGGCACCTTGCCGCCATGCTCGGCTATCCGCAAGATTGTCTGGAGGCAGACGGACAGACGATCGGTCAGTTGATTTCTGAGGCAGATCGTGCCCCCGTAGAAGAGGCTGTTGTTGCCACTCTGGCCGGGCTATCTCCCATCTTTGTACAGGAGGTGCATCTCACAGGCGATGCCGGCCGTACCGTTCTGCTCCAGGCCTGGGGGACCGTGATGGAGAGAGACGAATCCGGCCGCCCTGTACGTCTGAGCGGAATCTGTCAGGACATCTCCGAGATCCGCGGTTACCAGGAGGCCATAAAGAAGGCAAACAAAAAGCTCAACCTCCTGAACAGCATCACCCGCCACGACCTCCTCAACCAGACGACGGCATTGCAGGGGTACATGACCCTCATCAATCGTGCTGCCGGTGATGGTGAGCCTGTGATCAAGAACTATTCTGGCATATGCAGCAGGTTGATCGATACGATCCAGCGCCAGGTCGTCTTTACGCGGGACTATGAGAACATGGGTGTACATGCCCCGGCATGGCAGCATGTGGGGGACGCGGTCAGGAAAGTAGCAGCCGACCTCTCCCGGGGTACCGGGAAAGTATCCATTCTTGCCGACACCGGCGATATCGAGATCTATGCCGACCCCATGTTTGAAAAAGTGCTCTTTAACTTGTTTGACAATGCCATCAGGCACGGGGAGCGGGTGACCGAGATCAGGGTGTCGTTCCGGGCGAATGGCGACGGCGGTGTCCTCACGGTCGAGGATAACGGCATCGGGATTGTCAGGGATTCCAGGAACAAGATCTTTCTGGCAGGGTACGGGAGGAACACCGGTTATGGCCTCTTCCTTGCAAAGGAGATCCTTGACATAACCGGGATCGGTATCGCCGAGACTGGTGACGAAGGGAGAGGTGCACGTTTTGAGATGGCGGTGCCTGAACGGGGGTACAGGATGAAGGGATCGGGCACGCTGCCCGCCGGTTCATGA
- a CDS encoding heparan-alpha-glucosaminide N-acetyltransferase — protein MNVQPYAWRWGQILSTHSSSRRFREIDLLRGIAIVMMVVYHLLFDLAFFGIAEIDVLGGFWRYFALATATLFIALAGLSLPISYERRRQEMTGSSLWFEYGRRGGKVFFFGMLATLATWIFLGEGFIVFGILHLIGFAIITAPFFLRFGRWNFLAGAGVVLAAVPFSQIAGPSWLIPLGIHPAGFYSVDYVPIIPWLGVALIGMAIGFLLYPGGRRRFGVPEMEGRGGDALCVMGRNSLAIYLLHQPVIVAVLLVVRAVIG, from the coding sequence ATGAATGTACAGCCCTATGCCTGGAGATGGGGACAGATCCTCTCCACGCATTCGTCGTCGCGGCGCTTCCGGGAGATCGACCTCCTGAGGGGGATCGCCATCGTCATGATGGTCGTCTACCATCTCCTCTTCGACCTCGCCTTCTTCGGCATCGCAGAGATAGATGTGCTGGGCGGGTTCTGGCGGTACTTCGCCCTTGCCACTGCCACCCTCTTCATCGCCCTTGCAGGACTCTCCCTCCCGATCAGTTATGAGAGGAGACGGCAGGAGATGACCGGGTCTTCACTCTGGTTTGAGTATGGCCGGAGAGGAGGCAAGGTCTTCTTCTTCGGCATGCTCGCCACCCTCGCCACCTGGATCTTCCTCGGCGAGGGCTTCATTGTCTTTGGCATCCTCCACCTCATCGGCTTCGCCATCATCACCGCCCCCTTCTTCCTGCGGTTCGGACGGTGGAACTTCCTCGCCGGTGCCGGGGTCGTCCTTGCCGCCGTGCCCTTCAGCCAGATCGCCGGACCGTCCTGGCTCATCCCTCTCGGCATTCACCCGGCCGGATTTTATAGCGTCGACTATGTCCCCATCATCCCATGGCTCGGCGTGGCCCTGATCGGCATGGCGATAGGTTTCCTCCTCTATCCCGGGGGGAGACGCCGGTTCGGCGTCCCGGAGATGGAGGGGAGAGGGGGGGACGCCCTCTGCGTGATGGGCAGGAACTCGCTTGCGATCTACCTCCTCCACCAGCCGGTGATCGTGGCGGTCCTCCTTGTAGTCAGGGCCGTGATCGGGTGA
- a CDS encoding methanogenesis marker 8 protein translates to MTDEHIIEAIGKTRIVVRDGRVVEVGKPLIRSCPLAEKFSCSVHEMTEEAIRENIEERMRAFGMCNPARQVTDTSDFVLFGASELISSALRNGLVRSAVIVCDGVGTVVVTAPDQVQGIGGRVSGIVETSPIPQVIGRIEGLGGRVLDPATARIDMPAGAAFAYDLSLSPAAVTVATADDAETVRSAHPDALIIAVHTTGVSAEEARRLAAVADLVTACASAAIREEAGPRALLQAGTAVPVFAMTPLGKRVVLTKLQETDRQVLVSGKALPAPGGREPEPLI, encoded by the coding sequence ATGACAGACGAGCATATCATCGAGGCAATCGGAAAGACGAGGATCGTGGTGCGGGACGGCAGGGTCGTCGAGGTCGGAAAACCCCTGATCCGGTCCTGCCCCCTTGCGGAGAAGTTCTCCTGCTCTGTCCATGAGATGACGGAGGAGGCGATCCGGGAGAACATCGAGGAGAGGATGCGGGCCTTCGGGATGTGCAACCCGGCCCGTCAGGTGACGGACACGTCGGACTTCGTCCTCTTCGGGGCGTCGGAGTTGATCTCCTCCGCCCTCAGGAACGGGCTTGTGCGCTCGGCTGTCATCGTCTGTGACGGCGTCGGCACGGTGGTCGTGACGGCGCCCGACCAGGTGCAGGGCATCGGCGGCCGGGTCTCCGGGATCGTCGAGACCTCCCCGATCCCGCAGGTGATCGGGAGGATCGAAGGTCTCGGCGGCCGGGTGCTTGACCCGGCGACGGCACGGATCGACATGCCCGCCGGTGCGGCATTCGCCTATGACCTCAGCCTCTCTCCGGCGGCGGTTACTGTGGCGACCGCGGACGACGCGGAGACGGTGCGGTCCGCACACCCCGACGCCCTGATCATCGCCGTCCACACGACCGGCGTCTCCGCAGAGGAGGCGCGGCGCCTTGCGGCCGTCGCCGACCTGGTGACGGCCTGCGCCTCGGCCGCAATCAGAGAGGAGGCCGGGCCCCGCGCCCTCCTCCAGGCAGGCACGGCGGTGCCGGTCTTTGCGATGACGCCCCTCGGCAAGAGGGTGGTGCTCACGAAACTCCAGGAGACGGACAGGCAGGTGCTGGTCAGCGGCAAGGCCCTGCCCGCGCCGGGCGGGCGTGAACCCGAACCCCTGATCTGA